The nucleotide sequence TGCCACCACCCTTACGATTCAAGATCATCGTCATCGCCGCCGTCAATGTCGTCTTGCCATGATCGACGTGACCGATCGTGCCGACATTCACGTGCGGCTT is from Candidatus Zixiibacteriota bacterium and encodes:
- a CDS encoding GTP-binding protein, which encodes MAKEKFKRTKPHVNVGTIGHVDHGKTTLTAAMTMILNRKGGG